Proteins encoded by one window of Electrophorus electricus isolate fEleEle1 chromosome 17, fEleEle1.pri, whole genome shotgun sequence:
- the sec14l7 gene encoding SEC14-like protein 2, which yields MSGRVGDLSPKQAEALEQFREKIGDVYSQLPSQNDHYLLRWLRARSFIVQKAEAMLRKHLEFRKQMKVDTIVEDWKPPEVIEQYLSGGMCGYDREGSPVWIDVLGPLDPKGLLMSATKQDLLRTKIRDSERLRRECLKQSEKLGKIVESITLIYDCEGLGMKHLWKPSVDAYGDILTMFEDNYPEGLKRILIIKAPKIFPIAFNLIKHFMCEETRRKIIVIGSNWEEVLQKYIAPDQLPVVYGGSLTDPDEDPYCKTMINYGGTVPKSYYLQDAIKVQYDKCITINRGSDHQLEYEMLIPDCLLRWQFASDGADIGFGIYIKTKVGVKQKVGEMQEVLPTTRYNAHLVPEDGSYTCDQPGVYVLRFDNTYSVIHSKKIRFTVDVVLPAMHTNSEEQA from the exons ATGAGTGGCCGTGTTGGAGACCTTAGCCCTAAGCAGGCTGAAGCTCTGGAACAG tTTCGTGAGAAAATTGGAGATGTATACTCCCAGCTTCCCAGTCAAAATGATCATTATCTGCTTCGCTGGCTCCGAG CCAGGAGCTTCATTGTCCAAAAAGCTGAAGCAATGCTTAGGAAG CACTTGGAGTTTCGCAAGCAAATGAAAGTAGATACAATCGTAGAAGACTGGAAGCCACCAGAG GTGATTGAGCAGTACCTGTCCGGTGGAATGTGTGGGTATGACAGAGAGGGAAGCCCTGTCTGGATTGATGTATTAGGCCCCCTAGACCCAAAGGGTCTTCTGATGTCTGCAACCAAGCAAGATTTACTCAGGACCAAAATCAGGGACTCCGAGCGTCTACGAAGAGAGTGCTTAAAGCAATCAGAGAAG CTTGGGAAAATAGTGGAGTCCATCACTCTGATCTATGACTGTGAAGGCCTTGGCATGAAACATCTGTGGAAGCCATCTGTTGATGCATATGGAGAT ATTCTGACCATGTTTGAGGATAACTATCCTGAAGGCCTAAAGAGGATTCTTATTATTAAAG CTCCTAAAATCTTCCCTATTGCCTTCAACTTGATCAAGCACTTTATGTGCGAAGAGACTCGACGAAAGATTATTGTGATTGGGT CCAACTGGGAAGAAGTACTGCAGAAGTATATAGCACCAGATCAACTGCCTGTAGTCTATGGAGGTTCACTAACAGATCCAGATGAAGACCCTTACTGTAAAACCATG ATTAATTATGGTGGCACAGTGCCAAAATCCTACTACCTTCAGGATGCCATCAAAGTCCAGTATGACAAGTGCATCACTATCAACCGTGGGTCTGACCACCAGCTGGAGTATGAGATGCTCATCCCTGACTGCTTATTACG ATGGCAGTTTGCTAGTGATGGGGCCGATATTGGTTTTGGCATTTACATAAAGACTAAAGTTGGTGTTAAACAGAAAGTTGGAGAAATGCAAGAGGTGTTGCCGACTACACGTTACAATGCCCATCTGGTGCCAGAAGATGGATCCTATACCTGTGACCAGCCAGGTGTCT ATGTTCTGCGATTTGATAACACATACAGTGTGATTCACTCAAAGAAGATAAGATTCACAGTGGATGTTGTTTTACCTGCCATGCACACAAATTCCGAAGAACAGGCATGA